Proteins from one Cryptomeria japonica chromosome 4, Sugi_1.0, whole genome shotgun sequence genomic window:
- the LOC131079089 gene encoding uncharacterized protein LOC131079089 → MYQGMLQEALQKIFLPSFARSDDVNALMDHIRADLPNITFYSHELPPPEVRNLVDMLMIIVHVNGVGIRQTLVDMGSTLNVETRVIAKKDILKHLFAKFDLSGRLAKWVIVLSDFDLQFITQKSIKGQLIASQLVDAPSSKYFPTLDLFPDENVLIIDQDSVWDMYFDGSRCQTGSGPGVVFVSPEGKKIPLSFYLEFHCINNITEYKAVILGLRVVITMGVKNIHIHGDSELIVNQVTSAYHVKQLKLSQYMDLVLTILKHFATYTINSISRRENHDVDAMVSIASLVGPDFG, encoded by the exons atgtatcaaggtatgctacaagaagCTTTGCAAAAGATTTTTCTACCTTCCTTTGCGAGATCGGATGACGTGAATGCGCTAATGGATCATATTCGTGCAGATTTGCCGAATATTACCTTCTATTCGCATGAACTCCCACCTCCTGAAGTGAGGAACTTAGTGGATATGTTGATGATTATTGTTCATGTGAATGGCGTTGGTATTAGACAAACGCTTGTTGATATGGGTTCGACACTGAATGTTG AAACACGGGTTATTGCTAAAAAAGATATTCTTAAGCACCTCTTTGCAAAGTTTGATCTCTCGGGAAGGCTGGCCAAGTGGGTGATCGTGCTCTCTGATTTTGACTTACAATTCATAACTCAGAAGTCAATCAAAGGGCAGTTGATCGCTAGTCAGTTGGTTGATGCTCCCTCAAGCAAGTATTTTCCCACCTTAGACCTCTTCCCTGATGAGAATGTTCTGATCATTGACCAGGACTCCGTGTGGgatatgtattttgatggttcgaGGTGTCAAACTGGCTCAGGCCCAGGTGTGGTTTTTGTTTCACCTGAAGGAAAGAAAATTCCTCTCTCTTTCTATTTAGAATTTCATTGTATCAATAACATCACCGAGTACAAGGCCGTGATTCTAGGACTTCGTGTTGTGATTACCATGGGTGTGAAGAACATCCACATCCATGGAGATTCTGAGCTCATTGTGAACCAAGTGACAAGTGCCTATCATGTTAAGCAATTGAAGTTGTCTCAGTACATGGACTTAGTATTGACCATCCTGAAGCACTTCGCTACTTACACAATTAATAGCATCTCAAGGAGGGAAAATCATGATGTGGATGCAATGGTGAGCATTGCTTCTCTTGTAGGCCCAGACTTTGGCTAG